Proteins co-encoded in one Meiothermus sp. genomic window:
- the trpC gene encoding indole-3-glycerol phosphate synthase TrpC yields MIPELSKVPGVLGEISRQRLRDVMELEAQEWPKPSLPPSFSQALRLPGLSLIAEVKRKSPSQGEIALELEAAEVARAYVAGGARAISVLTEPHYFAGSVRDLQEVRRAVDVPVLRKDFTVHPVQIAETRALGASAVLLIVAVLGRWIEQYLELARQEGLDALVEVHSEAELELALSAGASIIGVNNRNLADLSIDRSTAPRLGRLARASGFRGLLVAESGYSEAAQLAELEGLFDAVLIGTSLARSHNWQVAVAQMTRS; encoded by the coding sequence ATGATTCCAGAGCTATCCAAAGTGCCGGGCGTGCTGGGTGAGATTTCGCGCCAGCGCTTGCGTGATGTGATGGAGCTCGAGGCCCAAGAATGGCCGAAGCCGTCCCTTCCACCCTCGTTTAGCCAGGCCTTGCGCTTGCCCGGCTTATCCCTGATTGCCGAAGTAAAGCGCAAGAGCCCATCGCAAGGGGAGATTGCGCTGGAACTCGAGGCAGCCGAGGTAGCTAGAGCGTATGTGGCCGGTGGGGCCAGGGCCATCAGCGTACTTACTGAACCACACTACTTTGCTGGATCCGTTCGGGACTTGCAGGAAGTGCGCCGGGCGGTCGACGTTCCAGTTCTTCGCAAAGACTTTACTGTGCACCCCGTTCAGATTGCCGAGACCAGGGCCCTGGGTGCTTCGGCAGTGCTGCTAATTGTGGCGGTGCTCGGACGCTGGATTGAACAATACCTGGAGTTGGCGCGGCAGGAGGGTCTGGATGCCCTGGTGGAAGTACACAGCGAAGCTGAGCTCGAGCTGGCCTTATCGGCGGGTGCTTCAATCATCGGAGTTAATAACCGCAACCTGGCCGATCTGAGCATTGACCGCAGCACCGCCCCGCGCCTGGGCCGCCTGGCTCGAGCGTCTGGTTTCCGTGGCTTGCTGGTAGCCGAGTCGGGTTATAGCGAAGCTGCACAACTGGCTGAGCTCGAGGGCCTTTTCGATGCCGTCCTAATTGGAACCAGCCTGGCCCGTAGCCACAACTGGCAAGTTGCGGTGGCTCAGATGACCCGCTCGTAA
- a CDS encoding TRAP transporter permease, whose translation MHNDKPEVAVQLVEEAELGGRKPTDWSRWLILGLAVGWSVFQVWATWIGSLDQLFFRAAHLAFAFALVFLVYPFNRRSRRDRIPLFDWILGITATLSAGYVMWQYKEMIEVRGGLANQTDLVVGSVTILMLLLAGWRSLGPAMPIISVVFMLFALTGPQGLFQWQMPGVLGQLHAGVQWRSLVSQLFMNASDSIWGTPIGVAARTVFVFVLFGAILERAGAGKWFTDLAFSLLGGVRGGPAKASIVSSALTGVVSGSSISNVVTSGTFTIPAMRRAGYSAEKAGAVEVAASSNGQLMPPVMGAAAFIMADFLGVPYSALVLMAVVPALLAYTTLFILVDLEAVKLGLKGLPKADLPKFWPTLRAGLHYVFPLAYLLYALLIIELSPERAALNTIFLMIGVALLQEVYIALRSGHGIGSGLHSFARIVIEGFANGARNMVGIAIATALAGIIIAVVLITNIGFGLTDLLQTISGGNLLVALFLAQLISLVLGMGLPTTANYVVMASLVVPVITKIAGQSGIDYGSLTFSGIEVPIVKIVAHMFAFYFGIMADSTPPVALAAYAASAIAKGDPFKTGIQGFIYELRTALLAYMIFFNPGLLMIGVESVLEGGRIVGTALLGLTAFSAATLGYLLGPANGLQRLLYLVAAFMLMPNNPNTEIVGIGIMTLTTLWQWWVRRAASKTGAA comes from the coding sequence ATGCACAACGATAAGCCGGAGGTGGCGGTACAACTGGTCGAAGAGGCCGAGCTGGGGGGCAGGAAACCCACCGACTGGTCTCGCTGGCTCATTCTGGGACTGGCGGTAGGGTGGAGCGTATTCCAGGTCTGGGCTACCTGGATAGGCTCACTGGATCAGCTATTTTTTCGGGCAGCCCACCTGGCTTTTGCTTTCGCCCTGGTGTTTTTGGTCTATCCCTTCAACCGCCGTAGCCGACGCGACCGGATTCCCCTGTTCGATTGGATTCTGGGAATTACCGCAACCCTCTCGGCTGGCTACGTCATGTGGCAGTACAAAGAGATGATTGAGGTGCGCGGTGGACTGGCTAACCAAACCGACCTGGTTGTGGGCAGTGTAACTATTTTGATGCTGCTGCTGGCCGGCTGGCGCTCGCTGGGGCCAGCCATGCCAATTATCTCTGTTGTGTTTATGCTGTTTGCGCTTACTGGGCCACAGGGCCTTTTCCAGTGGCAGATGCCGGGCGTGCTGGGCCAGCTGCACGCGGGGGTGCAGTGGCGCTCGCTGGTTAGCCAACTGTTTATGAATGCCTCGGATAGTATCTGGGGTACGCCAATTGGGGTAGCAGCCCGGACGGTTTTCGTGTTTGTGCTGTTTGGGGCCATCCTCGAGCGGGCCGGGGCCGGCAAATGGTTCACCGACCTGGCCTTTAGCCTGCTGGGCGGGGTGCGTGGAGGCCCGGCCAAAGCCTCTATCGTTTCCTCGGCCCTCACGGGCGTGGTCTCGGGCTCCTCGATCTCCAACGTAGTCACCAGTGGAACCTTCACAATTCCGGCCATGCGCCGGGCCGGTTATTCTGCCGAGAAAGCCGGTGCGGTTGAGGTAGCGGCTAGCTCCAACGGGCAGCTCATGCCCCCCGTGATGGGGGCGGCGGCTTTTATCATGGCCGACTTTCTGGGTGTACCCTACTCGGCACTGGTTCTAATGGCAGTGGTTCCAGCCTTACTAGCCTACACAACGTTGTTTATTCTGGTTGACCTCGAGGCGGTCAAGCTTGGCCTGAAGGGCTTACCTAAAGCCGATTTGCCTAAATTCTGGCCGACCTTGCGAGCCGGTTTGCACTATGTTTTCCCCCTGGCCTATTTGCTGTACGCCCTGCTAATTATCGAGCTATCGCCCGAGCGAGCTGCCCTCAACACCATTTTTCTAATGATCGGCGTAGCGTTGCTACAGGAGGTATATATCGCCCTGCGCTCCGGGCACGGAATAGGGAGTGGCCTGCACTCATTTGCCCGCATCGTGATTGAGGGCTTTGCCAACGGGGCCCGTAACATGGTGGGTATTGCTATTGCCACCGCACTGGCAGGCATCATCATCGCGGTGGTGCTCATTACCAACATCGGTTTTGGCCTGACCGATCTGCTCCAAACCATTTCCGGGGGTAATCTGCTGGTGGCTTTGTTTTTGGCCCAGCTCATCAGTCTGGTCTTGGGCATGGGTTTGCCGACAACCGCCAACTACGTGGTGATGGCTAGCTTGGTGGTTCCGGTGATTACCAAAATTGCTGGACAAAGCGGCATAGATTATGGCTCCCTCACTTTTTCGGGGATTGAAGTGCCAATCGTCAAAATAGTGGCTCACATGTTTGCCTTTTACTTTGGCATTATGGCCGATTCCACCCCTCCGGTGGCCCTCGCGGCCTATGCGGCCTCGGCCATTGCCAAAGGCGACCCCTTCAAGACGGGCATCCAGGGCTTTATCTACGAGCTACGGACCGCCTTGCTGGCCTATATGATCTTCTTCAACCCCGGCTTGCTGATGATTGGGGTGGAGAGCGTGCTCGAGGGCGGGCGCATCGTCGGAACCGCCTTGCTGGGGCTCACGGCGTTCTCGGCAGCCACACTTGGATATTTGCTGGGGCCGGCAAACGGATTGCAGCGCCTGCTTTATCTGGTCGCAGCTTTTATGCTTATGCCCAATAATCCCAATACCGAAATAGTGGGAATTGGGATAATGACCCTGACCACTCTCTGGCAGTGGTGGGTTCGAAGAGCAGCGAGTAAAACTGGGGCTGCATAG
- the rnr gene encoding ribonuclease R: protein MLEQQIYEHLKKYPKKRFSLRELVRSLRLDKDEAKEALDLLVAEGKVVEPRRKLYQLPEGLGKKGLEGRLQAHAAGFAFVIPTHPDLPDLYIPKGHLGGAWHGDLVRAEPRPPGRDGKPWGVVVEVLERAHHQVVGRLYFKQGFAWLKPDDPRLPALKLKPEGLEGLESGARLVVRVTYPSGRKPQEPYGEFAGYLGQGDSPEVETEAIIAKYELRSVFPPEALAEAEKVAHLDPKEVARREDFRALRVFTIDGADAKDFDDAIHLEQLPNGNYRVGIHIADVSHYVREFSPLDHEAYARATSVYLPGRVLPMLPEQLSNGICSLKPYEDRLVLSVLVELTPKGRVKDYRFAEGVIRSVARLTYTEVEAFAEALEAPEKAPAPVPPDWSLELQNDLKQLLTLTQTLKARRLEQGALDFRFTEVKVEVDEDGNLHLLPQKEPRARSLIEELMLLANRVVAKHLAERQIPTLFRVHEDPSEEAYNKLVAALGRLGYSLPGGELSPKALQSILKQAEGRPEEAVVSTLLLRSLRLARYAAENLGHFGLAAEHYLHFTSPIRRYPDLVVHRVLRTLLRRRVTQARKDDWAQRFPKIAEHASERERAAENAERELTKYYQCLWAQKHQGETFRGTVSGVTGFGVFVSLDNGVEGMIRLGALEDDHYEYIEELLALEGLRTKRRIRIGDEMEVKIEGANPSARQIDLVPTEKFYQTETQPEPEQQKRKKRRRGKRGKAAEPQAATPSKPARKVVATEPKSPAPHARARSRRVVGPPDERGGFQKPVKVRAQKIYFGSWGGDQEQAPSSQAEKSGKKKRRRR, encoded by the coding sequence ATGCTAGAACAGCAGATTTACGAGCACCTCAAAAAGTACCCCAAAAAGCGCTTTAGCCTGCGCGAGCTGGTGCGGAGCCTGCGGCTCGATAAGGACGAGGCCAAGGAAGCCCTGGACCTGCTGGTGGCCGAGGGCAAAGTGGTTGAGCCACGGCGCAAGCTCTACCAGCTCCCCGAGGGGCTGGGGAAAAAGGGTCTCGAGGGCCGCCTGCAAGCCCATGCAGCGGGTTTTGCTTTTGTGATTCCCACCCACCCCGACCTGCCCGACCTCTACATTCCCAAGGGCCACCTGGGCGGGGCCTGGCACGGCGACTTAGTACGGGCCGAGCCACGCCCACCGGGCCGCGACGGCAAGCCCTGGGGCGTGGTGGTGGAGGTACTCGAGCGGGCCCATCATCAGGTGGTGGGGCGGCTGTACTTCAAGCAGGGGTTTGCCTGGCTCAAACCCGACGACCCAAGGCTGCCCGCGCTCAAGCTCAAGCCGGAGGGCCTGGAGGGCCTGGAAAGCGGGGCACGGCTGGTGGTGCGGGTCACCTACCCCAGCGGGCGCAAGCCCCAGGAACCCTATGGGGAGTTTGCGGGCTACTTAGGCCAGGGGGACAGCCCCGAGGTCGAGACCGAGGCCATCATCGCCAAGTACGAGCTGAGGAGCGTCTTCCCGCCCGAAGCCCTGGCCGAAGCCGAGAAAGTGGCCCATCTGGACCCCAAAGAAGTTGCCCGCCGCGAGGACTTCCGGGCCTTGCGGGTTTTTACCATCGACGGGGCCGACGCCAAGGACTTCGACGACGCCATCCACCTCGAGCAGCTCCCCAACGGCAACTACCGCGTGGGCATTCACATCGCCGACGTCTCGCACTACGTGCGGGAGTTCTCGCCCCTCGACCACGAAGCCTATGCCCGCGCCACCAGCGTCTATCTGCCGGGGCGGGTGCTGCCCATGCTGCCCGAGCAGCTTTCCAACGGCATCTGTTCGCTCAAGCCCTACGAGGATCGGCTGGTGCTCTCGGTGCTGGTGGAGCTGACCCCCAAGGGCCGGGTCAAGGACTACCGCTTCGCCGAAGGGGTGATCCGCAGCGTGGCCCGGCTGACCTACACCGAGGTGGAGGCTTTCGCCGAGGCGCTCGAGGCCCCTGAAAAGGCCCCGGCCCCGGTTCCCCCCGACTGGAGCCTCGAGCTCCAGAACGACCTGAAGCAACTCCTCACCCTCACCCAGACCCTCAAAGCCCGCCGCCTGGAACAGGGCGCGCTGGATTTCCGCTTTACCGAGGTCAAGGTGGAGGTGGACGAAGACGGCAACCTGCACCTGCTACCCCAGAAAGAACCCAGGGCCCGCAGCCTGATTGAGGAGCTGATGCTGCTGGCCAACCGGGTGGTTGCCAAACACCTGGCCGAGCGACAGATTCCCACCCTTTTCCGCGTCCACGAAGACCCCAGCGAGGAGGCCTACAACAAGCTGGTGGCCGCCCTGGGTCGGCTGGGTTATAGCCTGCCGGGCGGTGAACTAAGCCCCAAAGCCCTGCAAAGCATCCTGAAGCAGGCCGAGGGCCGCCCTGAGGAGGCCGTGGTCTCGACCCTGCTGTTGCGCTCCTTGCGCCTGGCCCGCTACGCCGCCGAAAACCTGGGGCACTTCGGCCTGGCCGCCGAACACTACCTGCACTTCACCAGCCCCATCCGGCGCTACCCCGACCTGGTGGTGCACCGGGTTCTGCGCACGCTCCTGAGGCGCCGGGTGACCCAGGCCCGCAAGGACGACTGGGCCCAGCGCTTCCCCAAAATTGCCGAGCACGCCTCGGAGCGGGAGCGGGCAGCCGAGAACGCCGAGCGCGAGCTGACCAAGTACTACCAGTGCCTGTGGGCACAAAAGCACCAGGGCGAAACCTTCCGGGGCACGGTCTCGGGCGTAACCGGGTTTGGGGTGTTCGTGAGCCTGGACAACGGGGTGGAGGGCATGATCCGGCTGGGGGCCCTCGAGGACGACCACTACGAGTACATCGAAGAGCTGCTGGCCTTGGAAGGCCTGCGCACCAAGCGCCGCATTCGCATAGGAGACGAGATGGAAGTAAAGATAGAAGGAGCCAACCCTTCGGCCCGGCAGATTGACCTGGTGCCGACCGAAAAGTTTTACCAGACAGAAACCCAACCCGAACCCGAGCAGCAAAAAAGAAAAAAACGCCGCAGGGGTAAGCGTGGGAAAGCCGCCGAACCCCAGGCCGCAACGCCCAGCAAACCGGCGCGCAAGGTGGTGGCTACCGAACCCAAAAGCCCGGCTCCCCACGCTCGGGCCCGCTCGAGGCGGGTGGTGGGCCCCCCCGACGAGCGCGGGGGCTTCCAGAAGCCGGTCAAGGTCAGGGCGCAGAAAATCTACTTTGGCTCGTGGGGGGGCGACCAGGAGCAGGCCCCATCCAGCCAGGCAGAGAAGTCCGGTAAGAAAAAGCGCCGCCGCCGCTAG
- a CDS encoding class I SAM-dependent RNA methyltransferase: MAWIEIEKLVVGGLGLARTPQGTALVRGGLPGEVVEAHLTPRKNHLEGQVSRILKPHPARYPEPLPPSADLPLEYEAQLPIKQSFVQESLERIAKLSFEVAPIQPSPSYGERAGLHYRTAAQYALHPLGGLAYRLPQSNELVRISYDPLIAEPLQPAFELLSSWPLASLEEVVLRGSVYENKVQVGFIGGAARYFKKTAQALVQEGIAGVVWGEQNPKGRFRGQVQHLAGATHLLEDFGGLLSTVNVQSFAQINPKAAGLLLQEARQIVTPGRKAVELYAGSGVLSLHLAQRFAEIVAIEINRSAVRRGESDRDRLGVQNLLFKQDDARVLSKHLPADLVMVDPPRSGLAPEVLAGLLQGKPQQILYIACDPATWARDVGRLVQGGYQLGFVRPYDFYPFTHHVEVLSLLSR; this comes from the coding sequence GTGGCATGGATTGAAATCGAAAAGCTGGTGGTAGGTGGGTTGGGGCTTGCGCGAACACCGCAGGGCACCGCACTGGTACGTGGCGGGCTTCCGGGCGAGGTGGTTGAGGCCCATCTGACACCCCGAAAAAACCACCTCGAGGGCCAGGTTTCACGGATACTAAAACCGCATCCTGCGCGTTACCCAGAGCCCCTACCCCCTTCAGCCGACCTGCCGCTGGAGTACGAAGCCCAGTTACCTATCAAACAGAGCTTCGTGCAAGAATCGCTCGAGCGTATCGCGAAGCTAAGTTTTGAGGTGGCCCCAATACAGCCTTCCCCTAGCTACGGCGAGCGGGCTGGCCTGCACTACCGCACCGCCGCCCAGTATGCCCTGCATCCCCTGGGTGGCCTAGCCTATCGCCTGCCACAGTCCAACGAGCTCGTGCGTATCAGCTACGACCCTCTGATTGCAGAGCCGCTCCAGCCTGCTTTCGAACTTTTGAGCAGCTGGCCACTGGCCAGCCTCGAGGAGGTGGTATTGCGGGGCTCGGTGTACGAAAACAAAGTACAGGTCGGGTTTATTGGGGGGGCTGCCCGGTATTTCAAAAAAACCGCCCAGGCCCTGGTGCAAGAAGGCATCGCTGGTGTGGTCTGGGGTGAGCAAAACCCCAAGGGCCGTTTCCGGGGTCAGGTTCAGCATCTGGCCGGGGCTACCCATTTGCTCGAGGATTTCGGTGGCCTGCTTTCTACCGTCAATGTGCAGAGTTTTGCCCAGATTAATCCCAAGGCTGCAGGGCTTTTGTTGCAGGAAGCCAGGCAAATCGTGACGCCGGGTCGCAAAGCCGTGGAGTTGTATGCAGGGAGCGGTGTGCTCAGCCTGCACCTAGCCCAGCGCTTTGCTGAGATTGTGGCCATTGAGATCAACCGCAGCGCGGTCAGGCGTGGTGAGTCTGATCGCGACCGGCTGGGGGTGCAGAACCTGCTGTTCAAGCAGGACGATGCCAGGGTGCTAAGCAAGCACCTCCCTGCCGACCTGGTAATGGTTGATCCACCCCGTTCGGGCCTTGCTCCCGAAGTTTTGGCTGGCCTATTGCAAGGAAAGCCCCAACAGATTTTGTACATTGCCTGCGACCCGGCTACTTGGGCTCGAGACGTAGGCCGGCTCGTGCAGGGAGGCTACCAGCTTGGTTTTGTTCGCCCCTACGACTTCTACCCTTTCACGCACCACGTAGAGGTGCTGAGCCTGCTGTCACGCTAG
- a CDS encoding TAXI family TRAP transporter solute-binding subunit translates to MKKTLLLLASLALAGSAVAQTFVTIGSGGTTGVYFPVATGIAKLVNDANIGVRANARSTGGSVFNINAIASGELQMGLAQNDIAYYAYNGTGIAAFDGKPVKNIRAVGILYPEVVHVVARAGAGINTVADLKGKRVVIGDVGSGTEQNARQVLEAYGLSLSDLREAIRVNPNNALALMQDGRADAFFFTGGLGASVISQAAQTLRIQLVEVEYRRVQELAKKYPFYRAFNIDGGIYRGVDVTTPSVAVLSMWIAAESLSADVVYNMLKATFDNPEFKSIHPNLQRFFNVNSAARNLPIPLHPGAERYYREKRIIR, encoded by the coding sequence ATGAAAAAGACGTTGTTGCTGCTGGCCTCGCTCGCTTTAGCGGGTTCTGCCGTTGCACAGACCTTTGTCACCATCGGTTCAGGCGGTACTACTGGGGTTTACTTCCCCGTGGCTACCGGGATCGCCAAGCTGGTGAACGACGCCAACATCGGGGTAAGGGCCAACGCTCGCTCTACTGGTGGTTCGGTATTTAACATCAATGCCATCGCATCGGGCGAGCTTCAGATGGGCCTGGCCCAGAACGACATCGCCTACTATGCCTATAACGGGACGGGGATTGCTGCCTTTGACGGCAAGCCCGTGAAGAATATCCGGGCGGTGGGTATCCTGTACCCCGAGGTGGTGCACGTGGTGGCCCGCGCCGGGGCTGGTATCAACACCGTCGCCGATCTTAAAGGCAAGCGGGTTGTAATTGGCGATGTGGGTTCTGGAACAGAGCAAAATGCCCGTCAGGTGCTCGAGGCCTACGGACTCAGCCTTAGCGACTTGCGCGAAGCCATCCGGGTCAACCCCAACAACGCCCTGGCCCTCATGCAAGATGGCCGCGCCGATGCCTTCTTCTTTACCGGAGGATTGGGGGCTTCAGTGATCAGCCAGGCAGCCCAGACCCTCCGCATTCAGCTTGTTGAGGTAGAGTACCGCCGGGTACAGGAGCTGGCCAAAAAGTACCCCTTCTATCGGGCTTTCAATATCGACGGTGGAATCTACCGAGGCGTGGACGTGACCACCCCTTCCGTGGCCGTTCTCTCGATGTGGATTGCAGCCGAAAGTCTGAGTGCCGATGTGGTCTACAACATGCTCAAGGCCACCTTCGATAACCCCGAGTTCAAGTCCATCCACCCTAACCTGCAACGCTTCTTCAACGTTAACTCGGCTGCCCGCAACCTTCCGATTCCACTGCACCCAGGCGCCGAGCGCTACTACCGCGAAAAGCGCATCATCCGCTAG
- a CDS encoding patatin-like phospholipase family protein codes for MDGIVLALGGGGVRGSAHTAILDVLTEANIPITGLAGSSAGALAAALFAFGIKVHHSQLSEWLKDPELERLQKNGALHQVTRLVDFVRRPYLAEGVKIREGYRALFGDRRIEDSPIPLVIQASDLSTGEPVMLRAGPVAEALAASSAVPSIFPPVLWHGRLLVDGDVAEKVPVTAAKTLQAGPIVAVDVSNRVTPNTPKSALEAALQAGEASRRRLLSIALAQAALVISLEADPPIETFDYTKAHLAYELGRKRAEAALPQIKQLLAKPAPRNKPWWLRFLQPKPQAPKGNPVAQAAQQQKKTHPKVKT; via the coding sequence ATGGATGGCATCGTGCTGGCGCTCGGGGGTGGTGGTGTGCGCGGCAGCGCGCATACGGCGATACTCGACGTGCTCACCGAGGCCAACATTCCCATCACTGGACTGGCCGGTAGCTCTGCTGGCGCGCTGGCCGCTGCTTTATTTGCTTTTGGCATCAAGGTGCATCACAGCCAGCTCAGCGAGTGGCTCAAAGACCCCGAGCTCGAGCGTTTGCAAAAGAATGGCGCTTTGCATCAGGTGACCCGCTTGGTTGATTTCGTGCGGCGGCCCTATTTAGCCGAAGGCGTCAAAATTCGTGAGGGCTATCGAGCTTTGTTCGGCGATCGTCGGATTGAAGATAGCCCTATCCCATTGGTCATCCAGGCTAGCGATCTCTCCACCGGAGAGCCCGTAATGCTACGGGCCGGGCCAGTTGCCGAGGCGCTGGCCGCCAGCAGTGCCGTGCCCAGCATTTTTCCTCCGGTGCTCTGGCATGGCAGGTTGTTGGTAGATGGTGATGTAGCCGAAAAAGTGCCGGTTACCGCAGCCAAAACCTTGCAGGCTGGGCCGATTGTAGCTGTGGATGTATCCAATCGGGTAACACCCAATACTCCCAAGAGTGCGCTGGAGGCAGCTCTTCAGGCTGGTGAGGCTTCGCGTCGACGGCTCTTGAGTATTGCGCTGGCCCAGGCCGCCTTGGTAATTTCGTTGGAGGCCGATCCCCCCATCGAAACCTTCGACTACACTAAAGCTCATCTAGCCTATGAACTAGGCCGAAAGCGGGCCGAGGCCGCGCTGCCTCAGATCAAGCAGCTGCTGGCGAAACCCGCCCCACGTAACAAGCCCTGGTGGCTACGCTTTCTGCAGCCCAAGCCACAAGCGCCCAAAGGCAACCCCGTAGCCCAGGCAGCCCAACAACAAAAAAAAACCCACCCCAAGGTGAAAACCTAG